A single genomic interval of Spinacia oleracea cultivar Varoflay chromosome 6, BTI_SOV_V1, whole genome shotgun sequence harbors:
- the LOC110804287 gene encoding glycine-rich domain-containing protein 1 produces the protein MEKEQEREWTEAQNIVVSVDLLETAKKQLQFLAAVDRNRFLYESPALEWAIYRYNAFWLPLLAKHLENPISEDPLVVPLDCEWIWHCHRLNPLRYKSDCKERFGRILGNHNIISSVQGISKSRTEEMWNKMYPEEPYELDYNRRFPGDSLQKNVQSEKFTSYDLVSAVRRQVPFCFQVARPHMSDDRFLEEAVARYKGFLHLIRTNRKNSIKRFCVPTYDVDLIWHSHQLHSISYCNDLYKLLGKVLEHDDTDSDRTKGKKLDTGFSDTTKQWEDTFGLRYWKAGAMYRGTTPTPVAQIPFPFTYEGKKLHNFDNAIQFPEMKAVEVLLEFVEIKNVPEGEKGNLRVSFSKKQPDRLFNAKKTMSILSESGEKQVAYFQCEPTGEVLFELTCNSPSNLPLYKSFKPYGFCSLSLQDCLDSGSQLSVNKWLTVVPLTGILASKPILLHVSLSFTLPTPAFQVFHLVRSQPFFKSPCNFPLPKIRKAKNVKSSTCVTDDDGNDVLNLQMRDLSKEMTRSTPELLKEVHYITDSGETHSLAEFQGTEWCIKGTHGSFKLCRSSGNDGHLFELVGHKMVKLFAGRRLDFEPKHCGKHTSEHDYITAVEFCADYPYGRAAALIDFKNGIVKVKDEWMILIGITLAFILSDILKREGGFTAKVGYKENIINQVVQVASSHDNAENLTEVKVEVENTDTQIAKQGISQSGGCGSGCGSGCGGAVNIGGCGGSGCGSGCGNIVQSGGCGSGCGSGCGNIVQSGGCGSGCGSGCGNIVQSGGCGSGCGSGCGNMAKCGACGGGCGGSGGCGSSCGHMIKSGGCGGSGGCGSSCGQMVKSGGCGSGCGGGCGHMAKSGGCGGGGGCGSSCGSNLLHDDNVGGCDLPKVEVSIVNEPVAA, from the exons ATGGAAAAGGAGCAAGAGAGAGAATGGACAGAAGCACAGAATATAGTAGTGAGTGTTGATCTTCTTGAAACTGCCAAAAAGCAGCTTCAATTTCTTGCTGCTGTTGATCGTAATCGATTTTTATATGAAAGTCCTGCTTTGGAATGGGCTATCTATAG GTACAATGCCTTTTGGCTTCCCTTGCTCGCCAAACATTTGGAGAACCCTATTTCAGAAGACCCATTAGTTGTTCCTCTTGATTGCGAATGGATATGGCATTGCCATAGGCTCAATCCA TTAAGATATAAATCAGATTGCAAGGAGCGGTTTGGACGAATCCTTGGCAACCATAACATCATCTCGTCTGTTCAAGGAATTTCAAAGAGCAGAACTGAGGAGATGTGGAACAAAATGTATCCTGAAGAGCCCTATGAGCTTGACTATAACAGACGTTTTCCAGGAGATAGCTTGCAAAAGAATGTTCAATCTGAGAAATTTACTAGTTATGACCTGGTTTCTGCTGTTAGAAGACAGGTCCCTTTCTGTTTTCAG GTTGCCAGGCCTCATATGTCTGATGATCGCTTTCTTGAGGAAGCAGTGGCCAGATACAAAGGGTTTTTGCATCTTATCAGGACAAACAGGAAGAACAGCATAAAACGTTTTTGTGTTCCTACTTATGACGTTGACCTTATCTGGCACTCACATCAGTTACATTCTATATCTTACTGCAACGACCTCTATAAATTACTGGGCAAGGTGTTAGAGCATGATGATACTGACTCTGACAGAACAAAAGGGAAGAAACTCGACACTGGTTTTTCTGATACTACCAAACAATGGGAAGATACCTTCGGTTTAAGATATTGGAAAGCGGGGGCAATGTACAGAGGAACTACTCCAACTCCAGTTGCACAAATTCCTTTCCCATTCACTTATGAGGGCAAGAAGCTTCATAACTTTGATAATGCAATTCAATTTCCGGAGATGAAAGCTGTAGAG GTTCTTTTGGAATTTGTGGAAATAAAGAATGTACCAGAGGGTGAAAAAGGAAACCTCCGTGTCTCATTCAGTAAGAAACAACCTGATAGACTTTTTAACGCCAAGAAAACAATGAGTATATTATCCGAGTCTGGAGAAAAACAGGTTGCTTATTTCCAGTGCGAGCCTACTGGGGAGGTTCTCTTTGAGCTTACATGCAATTCACCATCGAACTTACCATTATATAAATCATTCAAACCATACGGTTTTTGCTCTCTGTCTTTGCAAGACTGCCTGGATTCTGGATCTCAACTTTCTGTAAATAAATGGCTCACTGTGGTTCCTTTAACTGGCATCTTAGCTTCGAAGCCCATCCTTCTGCATGTTTCTCTTTCGTTTACTCTTCCTACACCAGCATTCCAAGTTTTTCATCTGGTTCGGTCTCAGCCTTTCTTTAAAAGTCCATGTAATTTCCCGCTTCCCAAGATAAGGAAGGCTAAAAATGTTAAGAGCAGTACCTGTGTCACTGATGATGATGGAAATGATGTTCTTAACCTTCAAATGAG AGACTTGAGCAAAGAGATGACAAGAAGCACTCCTGAGTTGCTAAAGGAGGTACACTACATCACAGATTCTGGTGAAACGCATAGCTTGGCTGAGTTTCAGGGAACCGAGTGGTGTATAAAGGGGACCCATGGCTCCTTTAAGCTTTGCCGCTCTTCTGGAAATGATGGTCATCTCTTTGAGCTTGTTGGTCATAAGATG GTAAAACTTTTTGCTGGAAGACGGCTAGACTTTGAACCCAAACACTGCGGAAAGCATACAAGCGAACATGATTATATTACTGCAGTTGAATTCTGTGCAGATTATCCCTATGGAAGGGCTGCAGCACTTATTGACTTCAAGAATGGAATAGTCAAG GTCAAGGACGAATGGATGATATTAATTGGCATTACTTTAGCCTTCATTTTATCTGATATTCTGAAAAGAGAGGGTGGTTTCACTGCCAAAGTAGGTTACAAGGAGAACATAATAAACCAAGTGGTACAAGTAGCCAGCTCTCATGATAACGCAGAAAATTTGACTGAGGTCAAAGTGGAGGTGGAAAATACTGATACACAGATTGCAAAACAAGGTATCTCACAAAGTGGAGGTTGTGGGAGTGGTTGTGGCAGTGGATGTGGAGGTGCAGTAAACATCGGAGGCTGTGGCGGTAGTGGATGTGGCAGCGGTTGCGGCAACATAGTCCAGAGCGGTGGATGTGGCAGTGGTTGTGGCAGCGGTTGCGGCAACATAGTCCAGAGCGGTGGATGTGGCAGTGGTTGTGGCAGCGGTTGCGGCAACATAGTCCAGAGCGGTGGATGTGGCAGTGGTTGTGGCAGCGGTTGTGGGAACATGGCAAAGTGCGGTGCATGTGGTGGCGGTTGTGGTGGTTCTGGTGGATGTGGAAGCAGTTGTGGACACATGATCAAGagtggtggttgtggtggttCCGGTGGATGTGGCAGCAGCTGTGGACAAATGGTCAAGAGTGGTGGTTGTGGcagtggttgtggtggtggatgtgGACACATGGCAAAGAGTGGAGGCTGTGGGGGTGGCGGTGGTTGCGGCAGTAGTTGTGGAAGTAATTTACTACATGATGATAATGTTGGTGGTTGTGACTTGCCAAAGGTGGAGGTTTCCATAGTGAATGAGCCTGTGGCAGCTTAA